A window of Tautonia plasticadhaerens contains these coding sequences:
- a CDS encoding uracil-DNA glycosylase family protein, with protein MEVNRGRVVLGRVVRGGPLAHAHYLGKMRVSGQLGHSIRRRASKSMADAAISSGDVLKVIHQEIDECRICASSVQGLLKPASMKRGEAGKVMIVGKGPGRTEVQEGKAFSGPAGKKLEQWLSRCVPNPGEVRAGIYFTSVTKCLSPDPSFPILAKNCWKFLDRQIDAVRPALIISLGQEAYEALQVTDDSYAHAVCRLYDSSESMLFTRFGCHYKLMVWPHPSGLNRWLNEQSNMARLETSFEIVRSEMGVIS; from the coding sequence ATGGAGGTCAACCGTGGGCGGGTCGTTCTCGGTCGCGTAGTTCGCGGCGGCCCCTTGGCGCATGCACACTATCTTGGGAAAATGCGGGTTTCCGGGCAACTCGGCCATTCGATTCGCCGGCGGGCTTCTAAATCTATGGCAGACGCTGCTATAAGCTCAGGCGATGTTCTCAAGGTCATTCATCAAGAAATAGATGAATGCAGGATTTGCGCTTCGTCGGTCCAAGGGCTGCTGAAACCTGCTTCGATGAAGCGCGGCGAGGCTGGCAAGGTGATGATTGTTGGGAAGGGACCTGGCAGGACCGAGGTTCAGGAAGGCAAGGCGTTCAGCGGGCCAGCCGGGAAGAAGCTTGAGCAATGGCTCAGTCGATGCGTCCCCAACCCCGGCGAAGTTCGGGCCGGGATCTACTTCACGTCCGTCACGAAATGCCTCTCGCCCGACCCCTCATTCCCCATATTGGCGAAGAATTGCTGGAAATTCCTCGATCGGCAGATCGACGCGGTTCGACCAGCGTTAATCATCTCCCTGGGTCAGGAAGCGTACGAGGCGTTGCAGGTCACGGATGACAGCTATGCCCACGCGGTGTGCCGCTTGTACGACAGTTCTGAGTCGATGCTCTTCACGCGATTTGGATGCCATTACAAGCTCATGGTCTGGCCCCACCCGAGCGGCCTGAACCGCTGGTTGAACGAACAGAGTAACATGGCGAGGCTTGAAACCAGCTTCGAGATTGTTCGATCTGAAATGGGGGTTATCTCGTGA
- a CDS encoding GNAT family N-acetyltransferase, whose protein sequence is MNQSHLFNPNGDECGAALLLSIRPQHAARIFDGQKKFELRKALPKKRFARVYLYESGGRGIVGCFDAGRVIHRPLDDLWESVGEHATTRERFDAYFGSWQKGYAIEVLAPLKFSRPLRPPELKDAIPTFTAPQSFLLLQPGEGLFNVLEEKRNEHLGNRSIRLERIRPENRDCFIEIVTEEISRNYDEITQGFAESLIKLDALGEDPNGIFTISKEVYSAYDAQHGLIGFTTLTFKLGGAAKTGPTILFPDYRGKGYGTSLRSKVVELAKQRGLRKLYCTCPDTELPVIRHLLGNGYRVEAHLTAHYRPRHGELVFGMRLDTKDNDYPAAPKRRSLKAVITPPTSFPDGILTSAAQQLLSEAGYPVDGNKAAMLVRRAKDEQSKPYESKPISMICMARDSQCVGLMILIPKRGGATKGILAASTSNRDSIAQLLSAGEKGQRDRGRRKLYFAQPLNDQYLIDIMIRSGYQAEGLLKQPYKPGLDALVMSKHI, encoded by the coding sequence ATGAATCAAAGCCATTTATTTAATCCGAATGGGGATGAATGTGGCGCGGCGCTGCTGCTATCAATCCGTCCCCAGCATGCCGCCCGTATTTTCGATGGTCAGAAGAAATTCGAGCTTCGGAAAGCGCTGCCGAAGAAGCGGTTTGCTCGTGTCTATTTGTATGAAAGCGGCGGTCGGGGAATCGTGGGGTGCTTTGACGCCGGCCGCGTCATCCACCGGCCGCTCGATGACCTTTGGGAATCCGTTGGTGAGCATGCTACCACCCGGGAACGGTTCGACGCGTATTTCGGCAGCTGGCAGAAGGGCTATGCGATCGAGGTGCTTGCGCCGCTCAAATTTAGCCGGCCGCTGCGTCCTCCCGAACTGAAAGATGCAATCCCTACGTTCACGGCACCACAAAGCTTTCTGCTGCTTCAGCCTGGCGAAGGGCTCTTCAACGTGCTTGAGGAGAAGCGGAACGAGCACCTCGGCAACCGGTCAATCCGGCTGGAGCGCATTCGGCCGGAGAATCGTGACTGCTTCATCGAAATCGTGACGGAAGAAATTTCCAGAAATTACGACGAGATAACCCAAGGGTTCGCGGAATCGCTGATCAAGCTGGATGCCCTCGGTGAAGACCCCAATGGGATCTTTACGATCAGCAAAGAGGTGTATTCCGCATACGATGCACAGCATGGCCTGATCGGTTTCACGACACTGACGTTTAAGCTTGGTGGAGCAGCGAAGACTGGGCCGACGATCCTGTTTCCCGATTATCGCGGCAAAGGGTATGGCACATCGCTTCGCAGTAAAGTGGTCGAGCTTGCGAAGCAGCGTGGGCTACGAAAGTTGTATTGCACATGCCCGGATACCGAGCTGCCCGTAATCCGGCATTTGCTCGGCAATGGCTACCGAGTTGAAGCTCATCTCACGGCGCACTATCGGCCCCGCCATGGCGAACTCGTTTTTGGGATGCGCCTTGACACAAAGGACAATGATTATCCGGCTGCTCCCAAGCGCAGATCCCTTAAGGCCGTCATAACTCCGCCAACATCGTTCCCTGATGGCATATTGACCTCGGCTGCTCAGCAACTGCTTTCGGAAGCCGGATATCCCGTGGACGGCAACAAGGCAGCAATGCTTGTCCGTCGGGCGAAAGACGAGCAGTCCAAGCCGTATGAATCCAAACCAATTAGCATGATTTGCATGGCGCGAGATTCTCAGTGTGTCGGCCTGATGATTTTGATTCCGAAACGGGGCGGCGCGACCAAGGGAATTCTTGCGGCCAGCACATCGAATCGGGATTCGATCGCGCAATTGCTGTCAGCAGGTGAAAAGGGGCAGCGTGATCGGGGCAGGAGAAAGCTCTATTTCGCCCAGCCGCTTAACGACCAGTATCTGATCGACATCATGATTCGGTCTGGGTATCAGGCAGAAGGCCTGCTCAAGCAGCCTTATAAACCCGGCCTTGACGCCCTGGTCATGTCGAAGCACATCTGA
- a CDS encoding type ISP restriction/modification enzyme, giving the protein MPAVPVIKATHKAVPAYYEALQAYAGQSVSHETALRSAFQNLLAETGKLHKWTLIPELTMKVKGRSIRPDGTLRDGAWLFPRGYWEAKDTDDKLEDEIRKKIAQGYPTINTIFEDTREGILYQNGKRVMRAKLQDPEELVGLLNQFYAHTERDFEGFEQAVIDFRDRIPSLAKALLEKIEDAHKNTPKFAAAFQSLLELCRTSLNPNISDAAVDEMLVQHLLTERLFERVFQNQEFVRRNVIAAEVEKVIEALVSKSFNRQEFLKSLNPFYTAIEKAARTIEDFGEKQYFLNSVYERFFQGYSVKLADTHGIVYTPQAIVDFMCASVDGVLKSEFKKKLTGEGVNILDPCTGTGNFLVNLLRRFDRRELPRAYENQLFANEVMLLPYYIASQNIEHEYFELTGEYVPFDGLCFVDTLELADESGKLSFVTEENTDRVNRQQQAQITVIIGNPPYNIGQVNENDRNKNRKYKVVDNQIKHTYARDSRATLSTKLYDPYVKFFRWATDRLGGRDGIVCFVTNNSFVHKFAFDGMRKHLLDDFTRVYHLDLMGDVKSDPKLSGTAYNVFGIQVGVGITVAIRSAKHKRRQLFYAKVDKQWRREEKLTWLARVKSISGVEWEERQPDSRYDWLGSGDNDEFDSFLPLGSKAGKRGIEDETIFKAYSLGVSTNRDRVLYNFDRAALVKNARSFIDHYNAEVDRYKREWGTGKNEDGSPKDLDEFLDITHIKWSRNLKSSLKKLQYMTFDETRVRRAMYRPFTEMFLYFQNIAVDESGQFHKFFPTEKSEGENRVICVPTVGFRDAWSVMVTDKITDLHFTSGDGNQCFPFYVYDEDGSNRTENITDWALERFRDNYGDEAIGKWDIFYYIYGALHQPSYRLSHAEELKKELPRVPLAEDFWVLSKAGKQLAEIHLAYKEAEPWPLDGVYADGTPLSFHVEKMKLSRDKSALVINDTFTLTGLPEEALKYRVGSRSPLEWVIDQYQVYTDPRSGIEDNPNRPDDPEFIVQLAERVIRVSMETAEIMGELPAD; this is encoded by the coding sequence ATGCCTGCTGTCCCGGTCATCAAAGCGACGCACAAGGCCGTTCCTGCCTATTACGAAGCCCTGCAGGCCTACGCGGGGCAGAGCGTCAGCCACGAAACGGCGTTGCGTTCCGCGTTCCAGAACTTGTTGGCTGAGACCGGCAAGCTGCACAAGTGGACGCTGATCCCAGAATTGACCATGAAGGTGAAAGGCAGGTCCATCCGCCCTGATGGAACACTGCGTGACGGGGCCTGGCTCTTCCCGCGCGGCTACTGGGAAGCGAAGGACACTGACGACAAGCTGGAAGACGAAATTCGCAAGAAGATCGCCCAGGGCTACCCGACCATCAACACGATTTTCGAGGATACGAGAGAAGGGATACTATACCAGAATGGCAAGCGGGTCATGCGGGCGAAACTGCAAGACCCGGAGGAGCTGGTCGGGCTATTAAATCAATTCTACGCACACACCGAACGCGATTTCGAGGGATTCGAGCAGGCGGTCATCGACTTTCGTGATCGCATTCCATCGCTTGCCAAAGCCCTGCTCGAAAAAATCGAAGACGCCCATAAGAACACTCCGAAATTCGCCGCCGCGTTCCAGTCATTGCTGGAGCTGTGCCGGACTTCATTGAATCCCAATATTAGCGACGCCGCGGTGGATGAGATGCTCGTGCAGCATCTCCTTACCGAGCGGCTGTTCGAGCGTGTGTTTCAGAACCAGGAGTTTGTGAGGCGCAACGTCATCGCCGCCGAAGTCGAGAAAGTGATCGAAGCGCTGGTGAGCAAGAGCTTCAACCGGCAGGAGTTCCTGAAATCGCTCAACCCGTTCTATACTGCCATCGAGAAAGCTGCGCGGACGATCGAGGATTTCGGCGAGAAACAATACTTCCTTAATTCCGTTTACGAGCGATTCTTCCAAGGGTACTCGGTTAAGCTGGCCGACACGCACGGCATCGTCTACACGCCGCAGGCCATCGTGGATTTCATGTGTGCCAGCGTCGACGGCGTGCTGAAATCCGAGTTCAAGAAGAAACTGACCGGCGAGGGCGTCAATATCCTGGACCCCTGCACGGGCACAGGGAATTTCCTGGTCAATCTGCTGCGACGATTCGACCGCAGGGAATTGCCCCGGGCGTACGAGAACCAGTTGTTCGCCAACGAAGTGATGCTGCTTCCGTACTACATCGCCTCTCAAAACATCGAGCACGAATATTTCGAGCTGACGGGCGAGTATGTACCGTTCGACGGGCTTTGCTTCGTGGACACGCTGGAATTGGCCGACGAATCGGGAAAGCTGTCGTTCGTGACGGAGGAGAATACGGATCGGGTTAACCGCCAGCAACAGGCGCAAATCACGGTCATCATCGGGAATCCGCCGTACAACATAGGGCAGGTCAACGAGAACGACCGGAACAAAAACCGGAAATACAAGGTCGTCGACAATCAGATCAAGCACACCTATGCCAGGGATTCAAGGGCCACACTTAGTACAAAGCTCTATGATCCATATGTGAAATTTTTCCGGTGGGCCACCGATCGGCTCGGTGGCCGGGACGGCATTGTCTGCTTCGTAACCAATAACAGCTTCGTACACAAGTTTGCCTTCGATGGCATGCGGAAGCACCTACTCGATGATTTTACTCGGGTCTATCACCTCGACCTGATGGGCGACGTCAAGTCAGATCCCAAGCTGAGCGGGACGGCCTACAACGTCTTTGGTATCCAGGTTGGCGTGGGCATCACCGTCGCGATCCGGTCGGCCAAGCACAAGCGGCGCCAGCTCTTCTACGCCAAGGTCGACAAGCAATGGCGGAGGGAGGAAAAGCTAACCTGGCTGGCCAGGGTGAAATCCATCAGCGGGGTCGAGTGGGAGGAGCGGCAGCCCGATTCCCGCTACGACTGGCTAGGCTCCGGTGACAACGATGAGTTTGATTCGTTCCTGCCACTGGGCTCCAAGGCGGGAAAGCGGGGCATCGAAGATGAAACAATCTTCAAAGCCTATTCGCTCGGCGTGTCAACGAACCGTGACCGGGTCCTCTACAACTTCGATCGCGCTGCCCTGGTCAAGAATGCGCGCAGCTTCATCGACCATTACAACGCTGAAGTCGACCGGTACAAGCGGGAGTGGGGCACTGGCAAGAACGAAGACGGATCGCCGAAAGACCTCGACGAATTCCTGGACATCACCCACATCAAGTGGAGTCGTAATCTAAAAAGCTCTCTCAAAAAACTCCAATACATGACGTTTGATGAGACACGGGTTCGCCGGGCGATGTACCGGCCCTTCACCGAGATGTTCCTATATTTCCAAAACATCGCCGTCGACGAATCCGGACAGTTTCACAAGTTTTTCCCGACCGAGAAATCGGAGGGGGAAAACCGCGTCATCTGCGTCCCGACGGTCGGATTCCGCGACGCATGGTCGGTGATGGTGACCGACAAGATCACCGATCTGCATTTCACGTCCGGCGACGGCAACCAGTGCTTCCCGTTCTACGTCTACGACGAAGATGGATCGAACCGAACGGAAAACATCACCGACTGGGCACTAGAGAGGTTTCGCGACAATTACGGCGACGAGGCGATCGGGAAATGGGATATTTTCTATTACATATACGGCGCACTGCACCAGCCGTCCTACCGGCTGAGCCATGCCGAAGAACTCAAGAAGGAACTGCCTCGGGTGCCGCTTGCTGAGGATTTCTGGGTCCTTTCCAAGGCCGGCAAGCAGCTGGCAGAGATTCATCTCGCGTACAAAGAGGCGGAGCCCTGGCCGCTTGACGGTGTTTATGCTGACGGCACGCCGCTATCCTTCCACGTCGAAAAGATGAAGCTGAGCCGGGATAAATCGGCGCTCGTCATCAACGACACGTTTACCCTGACCGGCTTGCCGGAAGAAGCCTTGAAGTACCGGGTTGGTAGTCGCAGCCCGCTGGAATGGGTTATCGATCAGTACCAGGTCTACACAGACCCGCGCTCAGGTATCGAAGACAATCCGAACCGACCGGATGACCCGGAATTCATCGTCCAGCTCGCCGAACGGGTGATCCGCGTGAGCATGGAGACCGCGGAGATCATGGGGGAATTGCCGGCGGATTGA
- a CDS encoding CRISPR-associated protein Cas4, which translates to MTPWLIVVAALVLGLLLILSGRGVRERRGLGQGRTLDLDTRTLYSARLGLAGRPDRIIEGGIPEEWKSSRRVYDSHRAQMGVYFLLIEETTGIRPPRGFIVTGDGERVKIENTEKLRAWVLDVADQIRAARRQVAEPIPVNPRPAQCRSCGMREHCGQRRG; encoded by the coding sequence ATGACGCCCTGGCTGATCGTTGTCGCCGCCCTGGTGCTCGGTTTGCTGCTGATCCTGAGCGGCAGGGGCGTGCGGGAGCGGCGTGGGCTGGGGCAGGGCCGAACGCTCGATCTGGATACCCGGACGCTCTACTCCGCCCGGCTGGGGCTGGCCGGCAGACCGGACCGGATCATCGAAGGCGGCATCCCGGAGGAATGGAAGTCCTCCCGGCGGGTCTACGATTCGCACCGGGCGCAGATGGGCGTTTACTTCCTGCTGATCGAGGAAACGACCGGCATCCGGCCGCCGCGCGGGTTCATCGTGACGGGGGATGGCGAGCGGGTGAAGATAGAGAATACGGAGAAGCTGCGGGCTTGGGTGCTCGACGTGGCCGATCAGATTCGGGCGGCACGCAGGCAGGTGGCCGAACCGATCCCGGTGAATCCCAGGCCCGCCCAGTGCCGGTCATGCGGAATGCGAGAGCATTGCGGGCAGCGGAGGGGGTGA
- a CDS encoding DUF3310 domain-containing protein, producing MNDAVNHPKHYNSHPSGVEAITITEHMNFNVGNAMKYLWRSDHKNGLEDLKKARWYIDREIQRLEGAASASVSGNAAA from the coding sequence ATGAATGATGCAGTCAACCATCCGAAGCACTACAACAGCCACCCGTCTGGCGTAGAAGCGATCACGATCACCGAACACATGAACTTCAACGTGGGAAACGCCATGAAATATCTCTGGCGGTCTGATCATAAGAACGGCTTGGAGGATCTGAAGAAAGCGCGGTGGTACATCGACCGCGAGATTCAGCGTCTGGAGGGTGCAGCGTCAGCGTCGGTTTCGGGCAATGCAGCCGCTTGA
- the thyX gene encoding FAD-dependent thymidylate synthase: MQPLENARIDVLDHGFVRLIDAMGSDLSVVRAARVSYDAAWRAGEDQGSDARLIRYLWKNHHTTPFEAVQFTFEIKAPIFVFRQWHRHRTWSYNELSARYRELPEEFYLPKPDLIGQQSTSSKQARDIGDATDDMLEGRHHQLILAREAMTASFEAYRQLLAAGWPRELARSVLPVATYSHMFASVDLLNLLKFLTLRCHSHAQYEIRVYAEAMRELIQPIVPVCVAAWEEGRLLT; the protein is encoded by the coding sequence ATGCAGCCGCTTGAGAACGCGCGGATCGACGTTCTCGATCATGGGTTTGTCCGTCTGATTGACGCGATGGGCTCCGATTTGTCGGTAGTGCGTGCCGCCCGCGTCAGCTATGACGCCGCCTGGCGTGCCGGTGAGGATCAGGGCAGTGATGCCCGGCTTATCCGCTATCTGTGGAAGAACCACCACACCACGCCGTTTGAAGCCGTCCAGTTCACGTTCGAGATCAAAGCACCGATCTTCGTGTTCCGCCAATGGCACCGGCACCGCACCTGGAGCTACAACGAGCTGTCTGCCCGGTACCGGGAGTTGCCGGAAGAGTTCTATCTGCCGAAGCCAGATCTGATCGGCCAGCAATCGACCAGCAGTAAGCAGGCCCGCGACATCGGCGATGCGACCGATGATATGCTCGAAGGGCGGCATCACCAGCTGATCCTCGCTCGGGAGGCGATGACGGCTTCCTTTGAAGCCTACCGCCAGTTGCTCGCGGCTGGCTGGCCGCGCGAGCTTGCCCGCTCCGTGCTGCCAGTGGCGACCTACAGCCACATGTTCGCCAGCGTTGACCTGCTGAACCTGCTCAAGTTCTTGACGCTGCGCTGCCACTCGCACGCCCAGTATGAGATCCGGGTCTATGCGGAGGCGATGCGGGAGCTGATCCAGCCGATCGTGCCGGTCTGCGTGGCGGCGTGGGAGGAGGGGCGTCTTCTCACATGA